The Psilocybe cubensis strain MGC-MH-2018 chromosome 7, whole genome shotgun sequence genome has a window encoding:
- a CDS encoding UPF0357 protein (UPF0357 protein C1687.07) has translation MLFYISLVAFLSLLVMLTYRYRTYLTPYLPDRVRSMFPKLSNYTPLSTFSEQVGLGMTSSDFDIEANIRDGDSRMGLDERGTQEVLEIMRRERVNFDQARLIRHNRILASNGIDPSGMPMDSKAITRL, from the exons ATGTTGTTCTACATCTCCCTGGTGGCCTTTCTGTCCTTGCTGGTCATGC TGACATATCGTTACCGCACTTACTTAACCCCATATCTTCCTGACCGTGTCAGGTCCATGTTCCCCAAACTCAGCAATTATACACCTCTGTCAACCTTCTCTGAACAGGTTGGACTAGGAATGACGTCTTCCGACTTCGATATTGAGGCCAATATTCGAGATGGCGATAGTCGCATGGGTTTGGATGAGCGGGGTACACAGGAAGTGCTGGAAATCATGAGGCGGGAGCGTGTTAA CTTCGACCAAGCTAGACTTATTCGACATAATCGTATATTGGCGAGTAATGGCATCGACCCTTCAG GAATGCCAATGGACTCTAAAGCTATTACCCGGCTTTAG
- a CDS encoding RNA-binding protein 8A, which produces MSDDEMNIDDMASGGAVRRRGRGFQNTGGNEENVTAEPTYDRVESTQAKDSDTRAARSVEGWIVLVTNVHEEATEEDVQDKFAEFGEIKNLHLNLDRRTGYVKGYALVEYETMTEAQAAIDGASGTPLLEQVLQCDYAFVRPPPSGPKKGRPARGRSASPTFELAVELFSRCLFRLLHPPIRSRVFFVAYIMPGVAHSDSGDSNAVGPDSKIKPDASDAESGSDAGSEGGSEYEIEEVLDAKRGYFPDGRMGYYVKWKGYGSEDNSWVDEVDAVNAKDLVDEFWRKNPKKQKKLLNAKLAEKKSPKKGRKSVASEEVSDSEDALTSKKRGRKSTSQKPDPDDMDVDEIEQPPKKARISTQNSKSKMQMVKSSSPESETPIIGNMKQYMGLKSWEGLVKTVDTVEKASESSNSLVIYFTLNTGEKVMEASTICKERFPQKLIEFYESNLRWKTVEDATYD; this is translated from the exons ATGTCCGACGATGAGATGAATATTGACGATA TGGCTTCGGGTGGTGCAGTAAggagaagaggcagaggtTTCCAAAATACTGGAG GAAACGAAGAGAATGTAACAGCAGAACCAACCTATGATCGCGTGGAGAGTACACAGGCCAAGGATTCCGATACCAGGGCAGCGCGAT CTGTAGAAGGATGGATTGTTCTCGTGACCAATGTTCACGAAGAGGCCACAGAAGAGGATGTACAAGACAAGTTTGCAGAGTTTGGAGAGATTAAGAACTTACATCTCAATCTTGATCGTCGAACCGGTTATGTCAAG GGATATGCTCTGGTGGAATATGAGACTATGACAGAGGCACAGGCTGCTATTGATGGTGCATCGGGAACACCGTTGCTTGAACAAGTATTGCAATGTGACTATGCTTTCGTTCGACCACCGCCCTCTGGACCTAAAAAGGGCAGGCCTGCTCGAGGACGTAGCGCCAGCCCAA CTTTTGAGCTGGCTGTAGAATTGTTCTCACGCTGTCTCTTCCGCCTCCTTCACCCTCCAATACGATCTCGCGTGTTCTTCGTTGCATACATCATGCCCGGTGTCGCACACTCTGATAGTGGGGACTCCAATGCAGTTGGTCCTGACTCCAAAATCAAGCCGGACGCCAGTGACGCCGAGTCTGGCTCTGATGCAGGCTCTGAAGGGGGTTCTGAATACGAAATCGAAGAGGTTTTAGACGCGAAACGCGGCTATTTCCCAGAT GGTCGAATGGGCTACTATGTCAAGTGGAAGGGCTATGGTTCGGAGGATAATAGTTGGGTGGATGAAGTCGACGCGGT CAACGCCAAAGATCTTGTCGATGAATTTTGGCGCAAAAATCCTaagaaacagaagaaatTATTGAACGCAAAGCTCGCGGAAAAAAAGTCTCCAAAGAAAGGCAGGAAGTCAGTCGCATCCGAAGAGGTCTCTGACTCTGAGGACGCTTTGACTTCCAAGAAGCGTGGGCGTAAATCGACGTCTCAGAAACCGGATCCAGATGATATGGACGTAGACGAAATAGAACAACCCCCGAAGAAGGCCAGGATTTCAACCCAAAACTCAAAATCGAAGATGCAGATGGTCAAATCTTCATCCCCAGAATCAGAAACACCAATTATAGGAAACATGAAGCAATATATGGGCTTGAAGAGTTGGGAAGGCTTGGTAAAGACTGTGGACACTGTTGAGAAGGCTTCCGAGTCCTCGAACAGTTTGGTTATTTATTTTACACT CAACACCGGGGAGAAAGTCATGGAAGCTTCAACAATCTGCAAAGAGCGCTTTCCTCAAAAG CTGATTGAATTCTACGAATCCAATTTGAGGTGGAAAACTGTTGAAGATGCAACATACGATTAA
- a CDS encoding Exosome complex component rrp4, translating into MISFTSFPSKPQATSYASSSQYGESKRDLMDIDDEDFESQGSKLTCPGDGHGTYIDDDEVIASVAGTIERVNKLITVRAIRSRYNPEVGDLVVGRITEVQPRRWKVDAHSRQDAVLMLSSVNLPGGVQRRKLESDELQMRGFFEEGDLLVAEVQAFFSDGAMSLHTRSLKYGKLRNGQLVVVPPILVRRLKSHFLTLPCGVDLILGLNGYIWVSKHVKESEQEGEEGFDAEAVYSNVNDDIDEPTRTAISRVTHIIRVLTSHFIPLSDTLLLEAYEWAVEHESDVRDLLQQDFGDALVSSVVSGK; encoded by the exons ATGATTTCCTTTACTTCATTTCCCTCAAAGCCCCAAGCAACCAGCTACGCAAGCTCAAGTCAATATGGAGAGTCAAAGAGAGACCTTATGGAcattgacgatgaagatTTTGAATCGCAAGGATCTAAATTGACCTGCCCCGGAGA TGGTCATGGAACAtacattgatgatgatgaggttATTGCTTCTGTGGCTGGGACGATTGAACGAGTAAATAAGCTGATCACCGTTCGGGCCATCCGAAGTCG GTACAACCCCGAAGTAGGGGATCTAGTTGTAGGGAGGATAACGGAA GTTCAACCTAGAAGATGGAAAGTTGACGCCCATTCAAGACAGGACGCTGTTCTGATGCTATCATCAGTAAATTTGCCTGGCGGGGTTCAA CGGCGAAAATTAGAAAGTGATGAGCTCCAGATGCGTGGTTTTTTTGAAGAGGGTGACCTTTTGGTCGCAGAAGTCCAAGCTTTCTTCTCAGATGGCGCCATGTCTCTCCATACACGATCATTGAAATATGGGAAG TTGCGAAACGGACAACTGGTTGTTGTCCCGCCTATCTTAGTGCGCCGTCTCAAGTCTCACTTCCTGACACTACCATGTGGCgtcgatctcattcttggtCTAAATGGTTACATCTGGGTAAGCAAACACGTAAAGGAAAGTGAACAAGAGGGGGAGGAAGGGTTTGACGCAGAGGCGGTGTACTCCAACGTAAACGAT GACATAGATGAACCGACAAGAACGGCAATCTCGAGAGTGACACACATAATTCGCGTGCTAACCTCCCACTTTATCCCACTTTCCGACACCTTATTGCTGGAGGCATATGAATGGGCCGTGGAGCATGAGAGCGACGTTAGAGATCTACTCCAGCAAGATTTTGGCGATGCCCTAGTTTCTTCCGTCGTGTCCGGGAAGTGA
- a CDS encoding putative tripeptidyl-peptidase SED2 codes for MLWTSFLLLGAVQLAASKAISRRWDDVAEKHSWVEVPKGWQFKQAADPNVFFNLKLGLKQHGMDDLIANLMEISDPFHSRYAQHLTKEEVDNFLAPHPDSLEAVEEWLAFHGIDTSEAQRTSAGNWITLRVSVEQAERMLNTKYNVYEHGPSGEEVIRTLSYSLPQELHSHIDVVAPTTYFGTLRSMRKTSFLQPDVKPITDEELAASLVPGSNAAVPSSCSTTITPTCLRDLYNSSAYVPQATATNKLGVAGYLQEFANLADLQTFFSRFRTDAVGSSFSIVQVNGGGNNQNSPGVEANLDIQYTTGISFPTPNIYYSTGGSPPFTPDSFTTSNTNEPYLDFLTFLLAQKTIPQTLTTSYGDDEQTVPLDYATSVCNMLATLGSLGTTVFYSSGDEGVGGGDCKTNDGTNKVQFQPAFPASCPFVTAVGATTRINPEVAISFSGGGFSRYFATPSYQTTAVNTFLNGLGTKFSGLFNKTGRAYPDVSAQGQGFQVVIGGRVQSVAGTSASSPTVAGIFSLLNDFRISQGKTSLGFINPLIYSTASSGFNDITSGSNPGCGQSGFTAGKGWDPVTGLGTPDFLKLQKLV; via the exons ATGCTGTGGACCTCATTTCTGCTCCTGGGTGCAGTCCAGCTGGCTGCATCGAAAGCAATTTCTCGTAGATGGGATGACGTCGCGGAGAAACACTCATGGGTTGAGGTACCCAAAGGATGGCAATTCAAACAGGCGGCAGACCCCAACGTTTTCTTTAATCTCAAGCTTGGTTTGAAGCAGCACGGCATGGACGACCTTATTGCCAACCTTATGGAAATTAGTGACCCTTTCCATTCAAG ATACGCGCAACATTTAACAAAGGAGGAGGTTGACAACTTCCTAGCTCCTCATCCCGACTCCTTGGAAGCTGTCGAAGAATGGCTGGCGTTCCATGGAATTGACACCTCAGAGGCCCAACGCACTTCAGCTGGGAATTGGATTACCCTCCGCGTATCCGTCGAACAAGCAGAAAGGATGCTCAATACCAAATACAACGTCTACGAGCACGGTCCCTCTGGAGAGGAGGTTATTCGCACTCTTAGCTACTCACTTCCTCAAGAACTTCATTCACACATCGACGTCGTGGCGCCGACCACTTATTTTGGGACCCTTCGCAGCATGCGAAAGACAAGCTTCTTGCAGCCTGACGTCAAGCCTATCACTGATGAGGAACTGGCAGCTTCTTTAGTTCCCGGATCAAATGCCGCTGTACCTTCAAGCTGTTCCACCACTATCACACCTACATGTCTGCGGGACCTATATAATTCCTCTGCTTATGTTCCTCAAGCGACGGCTACGAATAAACTGGGTGTCGCCGGTTACCTCCAAGAGTTTGCTAATCTCGCAGATCTTCAG ACATTTTTCTCCAGATTCCGCACAGATGCCGTAGGATCATCATTCTCTATCGTTCAGGTCAATGGAGGGGGTAATAATCAGAATAGCCCTGGAGTTGAA GCCAACTTGGATATCCAATACACCACCGGAAtctctttccctaccccaAACATCTACTACAG TACCGGCGGAAGTCCCCCGTTCACCCCAGACTCCTTCACCACCTCGAACACAAACGAGCCCTATCTCGATTTTCTGACTTTCTTGTTGGCGCAGAAGACTATTCCTCAGACCTTGACTACATCCTACGGAGATGATGAACAGACG GTCCCTCTCGATTATGCGACCAGCGTTTGCAACATGCTTGCCACCCTGGGATCTCTCGGGACAACTGTCTTCTATTCAAGCGGTGACGAAGG TGTTGGAGGTGGCGACTGCAAAACCAACGACGGCACCAATAAGGTTCAATTCCAGCCAGCGTTCCCTGCATC ATGCCCATTTGTCACGGCCGTCGGTGCCACCACCAGGATCAACCCAGAAGTCGCTATCAGCTTCTCAGGGGGCGGATTTTCTCGCTACTTCGCCACCCCTTCATATCAGACCACCGCTGTCAATACTTTCCTCAACGGCCTTGGAACTAAATTCTCTGGTTTATTCAA TAAAACTGGTCGTGCTTATCCAGACGTATCGGCACAAGGGCAGGGATTCCAGGTCGTTATTGGCGGTAGAGTTCAGTCCGTAGCCGGAACCAGTGCTAGTTCGCCT ACTGTGGCTGGAATCTTTTCATTACTGAATGATTTCCGCATTTCGCAAGGGAAAACTTCCCTGGGCTTCATTAACCCCTTGATCTACTCGACTGCATCGTCTGGATTTAACGACATCACATCTGGGTCTAACCCAGGATGCGGTCAATCAG GTTTCACTGCTGGCAAGGGCTGGGATCCT GTAACTGGACTTGGCACACCAGATTTCTTAAAGTTGCAGAAACTAGTTTAG
- a CDS encoding ERAD-associated E3 ubiquitin-protein ligase doa10: MPSSLPPLLLIRRLLQQLFFAVLFVLRGIAVATIWLGVLPWVTVWTWRMYFSMGESAAWWISDRPRPPSTEPTATFFNRIRYEVPVPPSKSIYTKVSSHPVWIALSADIFTGQIIASLIVLIFVAVFLLREWISQNARPGVFEEEELPELPPVPAPPPPQPQPQQQPRLVRHFAPLDPANPNLERELRARAAFNERQIEALRAMEAMRQNLDPNIAVDPNRWRTDAQIAALRDRKKKMKAKGQRPPHTVRDENQGETDEEDVQFELEQAKKKIFNRHVTVAQASRRSFPRPPSPELEVAELQNTLDFVIPLDGPTAKTASSAGPSTSPVSPDFFAQNPFSSSSKSDSPFPPVALKPPSGDIPFSLRGWQTTNTNPTPSHEQPEPVFPPVTLQPPADDIPFSLRGWQTTSQPISKTVSQPQPEVPLQAEPVQRSASTGSAALARPPLPMAPLPQSGHNSPFLFSPGKTSVDSPSHSTYRAPEELQKPQQPEAGPSNPTANSSRDYFTAAYPSSPAEATNGHDEEAEREEWLNAREEAIKMMEEEEIAMEQDSKYYSVRQRLNRRRAHHPHHQHWLENASDDDAEVESKGKGKMKEMEMNIGASTAVVTDVGIGGASTSREPHGAAATPESALPDSDVDMEVERNRYFQAAAEAKVGDGGEPGLVSPSESDDTEEDDEDDFHEDDEVDDRHGNGHRNRRPHPLRRPHLEEEDDDEDDDAVFFREPNDDDGVSDDEEDQAQWNIDEQQQGRQQARAGAPAGGAGGEREIVQWGAPGVPGGAPVANDADVAAGLDLEDADANGEDELEGVMEAIGMRGPIFGVFQNAALMIFVLDTAIGICVWVPFTIGKTTALLTLDPKRLLQVLHLPIRAMRYLTDPFVDVFVFIIMRVLLPRIGSLLGKLFQLFWFLGSNTIGKLLGQGISSGISEFSLRMYNQSADIISKPLAQLSAWTSPANITTESISPANSTDLLAALPDYLGFTEPYFEVVGREVRVATTEVQQSWVRLSLGNGPLSRFFAISLGYCVVSVLLLFYLNVLTVGNARTAGVAVRNAIRQQLLVLKVAAFIFIELVVFPLGCGIVLDLCTVWLFPEANLQSRIAFFYSAPLTAMFYHWVAGTMFMYSFAVLLSGCRSVMRPGAMWFIKDPQDQNSHPIRDILDRPTLTQLRKICVSGLMYSFVVACVVGSVAALLVLGSKSILPFRWKNREPLSNVPIDLLFLHLVLPYTMHYFRPKKTIKHFTTIVWKFIATRLRLTSYFFGGRYPEEEFTPKHWKENFIRGNILVVMDDDHADGTFRRVPATDNLALPRDMRATVAVDARGEPVDEAARELMELQNAEAEKAKRSVKDDYMIVYMPPHFRWRIIAFIVVFWIFGAVVLGVGVAVPVQLGRSFFRLFTPREVHDGYSFIIGFYLLWVCYLTAKAVDRLDKRRQRRSADGPRADLYILVLKRGLLWIAKTAYMVLFLGIVLPTLLALVIDLYIILPIRLMYNPSMVPHIRIVDLWALGLLYSKIAMLSRRMQPNRITRGLQIIAAHGWTRPDPVRATKDVIGPLCGGFLGMIILPGAAFRALQYLFPSITVDNRFMFMHVYPAVFIIAGGVRTAMSMYGVLSAWSQAVRDKEFLVEMRLRNHEPEMENEVPPAMAPASATTAAASGTGGGGGGAAQDGEDGPRPAQQQQQREERVETDVHWDEYLAENERINAERRAALL; this comes from the exons ATGCCATCATCCCTTCCACCTCTCCTACTCATTCGGCGGCTGTTACAACAATTATTTTTCGCCGTGTTGTTCGTATTGAGAGGCATAGCTGTTGCTACAATCTGGCTAGGAGTATTGCCATGGGTGACAGTGTGGACGTGGAGAATGTACTTTTCAATGGGGGAATCCGC CGCCTGGTGGATAAGTGACCGCCCAAGACCTCCGAGTACAGAACCAACAGCAACATTTTTCAATAGAATACGCTACGAAGTCCCTGTACCGCCATCCAAGAGCATCTATACCAAGGTTTCTTCACATCCGGTATGGATAGCGCTCTCGGCAGACATATTCACCGGCCAGATTATTGCATCGCTCATTgtcctcatcttcgtcgccgtcttcctcctccgcgAATGGATATCGCAGAATGCTCGTCCGGGCGTattcgaagaggaagagctcCCCGAGCTGCCCCCCGTCCCTGCGCCTCCTCCACCGCAACCACAACCGCAGCAGCAACCCAGGCTCGTCCGCCATTTTGCGCCGCTCGACCCCGCCAACCCGAACCTTGAACGTGAATTGAGGGCCCGCGCCGCTTTCAATGAGCGCCAGATCGAGGCTCTACGTGCGATGGAGGCGATGCGTCAGAATCTGGATCCAAACATCGCCGTGGACCCCAACAGATGGCGAACGGACGCCCAAATAGCTGCGCTTAGGgataggaagaaaaaaatgaaagcCAAAGGCCAAAGGCCACCGCATACGGTACGCGATGAAAACCAGGGAGAAacggacgaggaagatgtaCAATTTGAGTTAGAGcaagcgaagaagaaaatattcAACCGACATGTTACAGTGGCGCAGGCCTCCCGGCGCAGCTTCCCGCGTCCACCATCGCCTGAGCTCGAGGTTGCGGAGTTGCAGAATACACTCGACTTCGTGATCCCTCTTGATGGTCCGACTGCGAAGACCGCTTCCAGTGCGGGCCCGTCAACGAGTCCGGTGTCTCCGGATTTCTTTGCACAAAACCCAttttcatcgtcgtcaaagTCAGACTCACCGTTCCCTCCTGTCGCCCTCAAGCCTCCCAGCGGTGACATCCCTTTTTCGTTACGTGGGTGGCAAACGACGAATACCAACCCGACCCCGTCCCACGAACAACCTGAACCTGTTTTCCCCCCTGTTACTCTTCAGCCTCCTGCTGACGACATTCCTTTCTCCCTCCGTGGATGGCAGACAACCTCACAGCCCATATCTAAAACGGTATCACAGCCTCAGCCAGAAGTCCCGCTGCAGGCTGAGCCAGTCCAGCGCAGCGCCAGCACCGGCAGCGCCGCGCTCGCTCGCCCACCTCTGCCTATGGCACCACTACCCCAGTCCGGACATAATTCACCATTCTTGTTTTCTCCCGGCAAAACATCTGTCGACTCACCTAGCCATTCGACCTATCGCGCTCCAGAGGAGCTACAGAAACCACAACAGCCAGAAGCCGGACCATCAAATCCGACCGCAAATTCCTCGAGGGACTACTTCACTGCCGCCTACCCATCATCTCCGGCTGAGGCCACCAACGGTCACGATGAGGAGGCTGAACGCGAGGAGTGGCTGAACGCACGGGAGGAAGCTATCAAAatgatggaggaggaggaaattgCCATGGAACAGGATAGCAAGTACTACTCGGTGAGGCAGCGGCTGAATCGAAGACGAGCACATCACCCGCATCATCAGCATTGGCTTGAGAATGctagcgacgacgacgcggaggtggagagcaaaggcaaagggaaGATGAAAGAGATGGAAATGAACATAGGCGCATCGACGGCGGTTGTCACTGATGTCGGTATTGGAGGGGCGAGTACGAGTAGGGAGCCGCATGGTGCTGCGGCGACGCCGGAGAGTGCGCTGCCAGATTCAGATGTTGATATGGAAGTGGAGCGGAATAGGTACTTCcaggctgctgctgaggcGAAGGTTGGGGACGGGGGCGAGCCTGGGTTAGTAAGTCCCAGCGAGTCGGACGACAcagaagaggatgacgaggatgatttccatgaagacgacgaagtaGACGATAGGCATGGAAACGGGCATAGAAATCGacgtccacatcctctccgACGGCCTCatctcgaagaagaagatgacgatgaagatgacgacgcaGTGTTCTTCCGTGAGCCGAATGATGATGACGGAGTgtccgacgacgaggaagatcaGGCCCAATGGAATATTGACGAACAGCAACAGGGGCGGCAACAGGCACGAGCAGGTGCACCGGCTGGCGGGGCGggtggagaaagggaaatTGTGCAGTGGGGTGCTCCAGGTGTACCTGGTGGTGCTCCTGTTGCGAACGACGCCGATGTTGCGGCTGGGCTTGACCTGGAAGATGCGGACGCTAATGGTGAAGATGAATTGGAAGGTGTAATGGAAG CTATTGGAATGAGAGGTCCCATCTTTGGTGTCTTCCAGAAC GCGGCCTTGATGATCTTTGTTCTTGACACTGCTATTGGCATTTGTGTTTGGGTACCTTTCACTATCGGCAAAACAACAGCTCTGCTCACT TTGGACCCCAAACGACTACTGCAAGTTCTGCATTTACCCATACGAGCCATGCGATACCTCACAGATCCTTTCGTCGACGTCTTCGTGTTCATCATCATGCGCGTCTTACTTCCTCGCATTGGCAGCTTACTCGGCAAACTGTTCCAACTTTTCTGGTTCCTCGGTTCGAATACGATTGGTAAACTGTTGGGGCAGGGCATCAGTTCGGGTATTTCGGAATTTTCGTTGAGAATG TACAACCAATCAGCGGATATTATTAGCAAACCCCTTGCTCAGCTATCGGCGTGGACATCTCCTGCAAATATAACTACTGAATCCATATCACCGGCAAACTCGACCGACCTCCTGGCCGCACTTCCGGACTATTTAGGATTCACGGAACCTTACTTTGAAGTTGTAGGACGCGAAGTGAGGGTTGCGACTACGGAAGTGCAGCAGTCTTGGGTTCGTCTGTCTTTGGGAAATGGCCCTCTCAGCCGCTTTTTCGCTATCAGCTTGGGCTATTGCGTCGTCAGCGTGTTATTACTGTTTTATCTGAACGTTTTGACTGTTGGCAACGCGAGAACTGCTGGTGTCGCTGTTCGGAACGCGATTCGTCAACAGCTGCTTGTGCTCAAG GTCGCAGCCTTTATTTTCATCGAGCTCGTCGTGTTCCCATTGGGTTGTGGTATCGTGCTGGATCTGTGCACTGTGTGGTTGTTCCCAGAGGCCAATCTGCAATCTCGCATCGCATTTTTCTATTCTGCGCCTTTGACCGCCATGTTCTATCACTGGGTTGCAGGGACAATGTTCAT GTACTCATTTGCTGTTCTTCTGTCGGGTTGCCGGAGTGTGATGCGACCGGGAGCGATGTGGTTTATTAAAGATCCTCAGGACCAGAATTCGCACCCTATTCGGGATATCCTTGACCGCCCTACCCTCACCCAACTTCGCAAAATATGCGTCAGTGGCTTGATGTATTCGTTTGTGGTGGCGTGTGTCGTCGGCAGCGTTGCGGCGCTATTGGTTCTGGGCAGTAAATCAATCTTGCCATTCAGATGGAAAAATCG GGAACCGCTTTCGAATGTCCCCATTGACTTGCTATTCTTGCACCTTGTCCTGCCGTACACCATGCACTACTTCCGGCCGAAGAAAACGATCAAGCATTTTACAACTATCGTGTGGAAGTTTATTGCAACGCGCCTGCGTCTCACTTCCTACTTCTTCGGTGGGAGATATCCCGAAGAAGAGTTTACCCCAAAGCACTGGAAGGAGAATTTCATCCGGGGAAACATTCTCGTGGTGATGGACGACGACCATGCAGATGGCACGTTCCGGCGTGTGCCAGCGACTGATAATCTCGCGCTGCCGCGGGATATGCGTGCGACGGTCGCGGTGGACGCGCGGGGCGAGCCCGTGGACGAGGCCGCGCGCGAGCTGATGGAGCTGCAGAacgcagaagcagaaaagGCCAAACGGTCCGTCAAAGACGACTACATGATCGTGTACATGCCCCCGCACTTCCGATGGCGCATTATCGCGTTCATCGTGGTCTTTTGGATCTTTGGCGCGGTTGTGCTGGGTGTTGGCGTCGCGGTGCCTGTGCAGCTTGGGCGCAGCTTCTTTAGGCTGTTCACGCCGCGCGAGGTGCATGACGGGTACTCGTTCATCATTGGGTTTTACCTCCTCTGGGTGTGCTATCTCACGGCCAAGGCGGTGGATAGACTGGACAAGCGGCGTCAGCGCCGCAGTGCGGATGGCCCCCGTGCGGATCTGTACATTCTCGTGCTCAAGCGCGGGTTACTGTGGATTGCGAAGACGGCGTATATGGTGCTGTTCCTAGGCATTGTGCTGCCGACGCTGTTGGCGCTTGTGATTGATCTGTATATTATCCTGCCTATCAGGTTGATGTATAACCCTAGTATGGTGCCGCACATACGTATCGTGGATCTTTGGGCGCTTGGTCTGCTTTATTCGAAGATTGCGATGCTCTCACGGCGTATGCAGCCTAATCGCATCACGCGAGGATTGCAAATT ATCGCTGCTCATGGATGGACACGACCGGACCCTGTACGTGCCACGAAAGACGTGATTGGCCCATTGTGTGGTGGATTCTTGGGCATGATCATACTCCCCGGCGCAGCCTTCCGCGCACTACAATACCTCTTCCCCAGTATCACCGTCGACAACCGGTTCATGT TTATGCACGTGTACCCGGCCGTATTCATAATCGCAGGCGGCGTGCGCACGGCGATGTCGATGTACGGTGTGCTCTCGGCGTGGTCGCAGGCTGTGAGGGATAAGGAGTTTTTGGTGGAGATGAGGCTTAGGAACCATGAGCCGGAGATGGAGAATGAGGTTCCGCCTGCGATGGCACCTGCGTCTGCTACTACAGCGGCTGCGTCTGGTACcggtggtgggggtgggggtgcaGCGCAAGATGGAGAGGATGGTCCTCGGCCAgcacaacagcagcagcagagggaggagagggtggAGACAGATGTGCATTGGGATGAGTATCTCGCTGAAAATGAGAGGATTAACGCGGAGAGGCGCGCGGCGCTTCTgtga